In a single window of the Streptomyces sp. NBC_00285 genome:
- a CDS encoding MarR family winged helix-turn-helix transcriptional regulator codes for MSDQSECPSLSDGILPPELHAWMLLLAATGAVEQELRSVVKEGLDVSHDEFLVLCLLGARPAAGVRMTKIAELLGRPKTRLTYQIACLQHAGLVTRKSVCGDKRGVEVTLTEKGRLLLEESSSTLAATVKEALARFMGPDQRMALCALMPDLAVEAKPE; via the coding sequence ATGTCCGACCAGTCCGAATGTCCCTCCCTGTCCGACGGGATCCTGCCGCCCGAGCTGCACGCCTGGATGCTGCTGCTGGCCGCGACGGGCGCCGTGGAACAGGAGCTGCGCTCCGTCGTCAAGGAAGGGCTGGACGTCTCGCACGACGAGTTCCTGGTGCTGTGCCTGCTGGGCGCGCGGCCCGCGGCCGGTGTGCGCATGACGAAGATCGCGGAACTCCTCGGCCGCCCCAAGACCCGGCTCACCTACCAGATCGCCTGCCTCCAGCACGCCGGCCTCGTCACCCGCAAGTCGGTGTGCGGCGACAAGCGGGGCGTCGAGGTGACCCTCACCGAGAAGGGCCGACTCCTGCTGGAGGAGTCCTCCAGCACCCTCGCCGCGACGGTCAAGGAGGCGCTGGCCCGCTTCATGGGGCCCGACCAGCGCATGGCGCTGTGCGCGCTGATGCCGGACCTCGCCGTGGAGGCGAAGCCGGAGTAG
- a CDS encoding AAA family ATPase, whose translation MRVPPTSATPPASATSPVVPAQSAPPLTEQSPGGERRPGRPCLTELRLSAYAAHRQAGLPLGPLTLFAGPSGGGKTSALRAYEALARLGGGASLAEVFPDPVACVPDRARPDAQRRRGFRIGCTADGPEGPVRLDVAVQAEPELRIVGERLTSGGVVLLETALRDPSRRTVQAAWHTAGAAPVTRAPLPDDRLGTALLPLRVAGKTDGQRSVLAAAEQMVVALRSVFGCDPRPGRMRLPVPAGSGRLLGGCDNLADVLWRTRAECGRRHAQLVAAVRAGCAGSVTDVLAEPLLTGTVRALLDRGDGSRTELKRLGDGELRYLALALVLLTGPGVLEVDPAGEVPAAMQTLTVLADNLDRGLDVRQRAELLRLAVRMCERGHIRLVGAVSDASWAAGTEGVTVVHLVP comes from the coding sequence ATGCGTGTACCCCCCACATCCGCCACGCCCCCGGCGTCCGCCACGTCTCCCGTCGTCCCGGCCCAGTCGGCTCCTCCGCTCACGGAGCAGTCACCGGGCGGTGAACGCCGTCCCGGCCGGCCCTGTCTCACCGAACTCCGGCTGTCCGCGTACGCCGCGCACCGGCAGGCCGGGTTACCGCTCGGGCCGCTGACGCTGTTCGCCGGACCGAGCGGCGGCGGCAAGACGAGCGCGCTCAGGGCGTACGAGGCCCTCGCGCGACTCGGCGGCGGCGCGAGCCTCGCCGAGGTGTTCCCCGACCCCGTCGCCTGCGTCCCGGACCGGGCCCGCCCCGACGCGCAACGCCGCCGCGGCTTCCGGATCGGCTGCACGGCCGACGGACCCGAGGGGCCGGTCCGCCTCGACGTCGCCGTCCAGGCCGAGCCCGAACTGCGCATCGTGGGCGAGCGGTTGACCTCCGGCGGGGTCGTCCTCCTGGAGACCGCCCTGCGCGACCCCTCCCGCCGGACCGTGCAGGCCGCCTGGCACACCGCGGGGGCCGCCCCGGTCACCCGGGCCCCGCTCCCGGACGACCGACTCGGCACCGCACTCCTCCCACTGCGCGTGGCCGGCAAGACGGACGGGCAGCGGAGCGTCCTCGCCGCCGCCGAACAGATGGTCGTCGCCCTGCGCTCCGTCTTCGGCTGCGACCCACGGCCCGGACGCATGCGCCTGCCCGTCCCGGCCGGCTCCGGACGACTGCTCGGCGGCTGCGACAACCTCGCCGACGTCCTGTGGCGCACCCGCGCGGAGTGCGGCCGACGGCACGCGCAGCTCGTCGCCGCGGTGCGCGCCGGGTGCGCGGGGTCCGTCACCGACGTCCTCGCCGAACCGCTGCTCACCGGCACGGTCCGGGCGCTGCTCGACCGCGGCGACGGCAGCCGTACGGAGCTGAAGCGGCTCGGCGACGGCGAGTTGAGGTACCTCGCCCTCGCGCTGGTGCTGCTCACCGGACCCGGCGTGCTGGAGGTCGACCCGGCCGGCGAAGTGCCCGCGGCGATGCAGACGCTCACCGTGCTCGCCGACAACCTCGACCGCGGACTGGACGTACGGCAGCGGGCCGAACTGCTGCGGCTGGCAGTGCGGATGTGCGAGCGCGGGCACATCCGGCTCGTCGGCGCGGTGAGCGACGCCTCCTGGGCGGCCGGGACGGAGGGCGTCACGGTGGTACACCTGGTGCCGTGA
- a CDS encoding nucleotide pyrophosphohydrolase → MTEPLDVAKLQRRLAEFAAARNWQPYHTPKNLVAALSVEASELVEIFQWLTPEESARVMDDPDTAHRVKDEVADVLAYLLQLCGALGVDPLAALDAKIDRNERRFPAP, encoded by the coding sequence GTGACAGAACCTCTTGACGTGGCGAAACTGCAGCGCAGGCTGGCCGAGTTCGCGGCGGCCCGCAACTGGCAGCCCTACCACACCCCCAAGAACCTCGTCGCCGCGCTCAGCGTGGAGGCCTCCGAACTGGTCGAGATCTTCCAATGGTTGACGCCCGAGGAGTCGGCGCGGGTCATGGACGACCCCGACACCGCGCACCGCGTCAAGGACGAGGTCGCCGACGTGCTCGCGTATCTGCTCCAGCTGTGCGGGGCGCTCGGCGTCGATCCGTTGGCGGCGCTGGACGCGAAGATCGACCGGAACGAGCGGAGGTTTCCGGCTCCGTGA
- a CDS encoding cell division protein SepF: MNRYDVTDEQWEGLAQVVPLRGRDAWPSAVDHRSVPEAETEARRRFVVLRISVFADAREVAETLMAGIPVLLDLTAAETDVAKRVLDFSTGVVFGLASGMHRVDRNVFLLTPAGTEVTGLMEGAGMPGS, from the coding sequence GTGAACAGGTACGACGTCACCGATGAACAGTGGGAAGGGCTCGCCCAGGTCGTTCCGCTGCGCGGGCGGGACGCGTGGCCGTCAGCGGTCGACCACCGGTCCGTACCGGAGGCGGAGACCGAGGCCCGGCGCCGTTTCGTCGTCCTGCGGATCAGCGTCTTCGCGGACGCCCGCGAGGTCGCCGAGACACTCATGGCGGGCATCCCCGTCCTGCTCGACCTCACCGCCGCCGAGACGGACGTCGCCAAGCGGGTTCTCGACTTCAGTACGGGCGTCGTGTTCGGACTGGCGAGCGGGATGCACCGGGTGGACCGCAACGTGTTCCTGCTGACACCGGCCGGAACCGAGGTGACGGGGCTGATGGAAGGCGCGGGGATGCCGGGGTCCTGA
- a CDS encoding YceI family protein: protein MTVAVETGTWQLDRTATTVALKHKTMWGLVTVKGAFTTVDGQGEVRADGSAVGTLTLDAASLDTKNAKRDEHLRGADFFDVANHPEITFAVRSAELRDGDQVHVIGQLTVRGISRPQSFTGRLGEASADAVTVNAEFSVDRDHFGLGWNQLGMIRGLTTVTAALRFKRSAA from the coding sequence ATGACCGTCGCCGTCGAAACCGGAACCTGGCAGCTCGACCGGACCGCCACCACCGTCGCCCTGAAGCACAAGACGATGTGGGGCCTGGTCACGGTGAAGGGCGCCTTCACCACCGTGGACGGTCAGGGCGAGGTGCGGGCCGACGGATCCGCCGTCGGCACCCTGACCCTCGACGCCGCCTCCCTCGACACCAAGAACGCCAAGCGCGACGAGCACCTGCGCGGGGCCGACTTCTTCGACGTCGCGAACCACCCCGAGATCACCTTCGCGGTGCGCAGCGCCGAGCTCCGGGACGGCGACCAGGTGCATGTGATCGGCCAGCTCACCGTGCGCGGCATCAGTCGCCCCCAGTCCTTCACCGGGCGGCTCGGCGAGGCGAGCGCGGACGCGGTCACGGTGAACGCCGAGTTCTCGGTGGACCGCGACCACTTCGGCCTCGGCTGGAACCAGCTGGGCATGATCCGCGGCCTGACCACGGTCACCGCCGCGCTCCGCTTCAAGCGGTCGGCGGCCTGA
- a CDS encoding DUF6099 family protein, producing MDAVRLIVTSRRALAGGGEAPQVMAEVWQAQALAQAIGSRLAVAGPPELRGEALGLTELAGRGCGVLDRPDIALAELRAAQLTDLGDARQALLCLGGLLGEVGIALVSLACAADDETTYWQCMEAIDAADESRDRVLEMLRRLADRGEVAVEREAG from the coding sequence ATGGACGCGGTGCGGCTCATCGTGACGAGCAGGCGTGCCCTGGCCGGGGGCGGCGAGGCGCCTCAGGTCATGGCCGAGGTGTGGCAGGCGCAGGCTCTGGCCCAGGCGATAGGGAGTCGCCTCGCGGTCGCCGGACCACCGGAACTCCGCGGCGAGGCCCTCGGGTTGACCGAACTCGCGGGCCGCGGCTGCGGTGTCCTGGACCGCCCCGACATCGCCTTGGCGGAGTTGCGGGCCGCGCAGCTCACCGACCTGGGCGACGCCCGCCAGGCACTGCTCTGCCTCGGCGGCCTCCTCGGCGAGGTGGGCATCGCCCTGGTCTCTCTCGCCTGCGCCGCGGACGACGAGACGACGTACTGGCAGTGCATGGAGGCGATCGACGCGGCGGACGAGTCTCGGGACCGGGTGCTGGAGATGCTGCGAAGACTTGCGGACCGGGGGGAGGTGGCGGTGGAGCGGGAGGCGGGGTGA
- a CDS encoding sigma-70 family RNA polymerase sigma factor, with protein MITSAPPAPADPRSKRESADASATAWALAARAGDAVAVDHFVRALHRDVLRYVSYLSADPQAVDDLAQETFLRALGSLHRFEGRCSARSWLLSIARRAVIDGFRHAAARPRRYDGSDWQTAAERAQPRGVPGFDDGIALLDLLGALSDERREAFELTQMLGLSYEEAAAVSGCPVGTVRSRVARARAVLMELVV; from the coding sequence GTGATCACTTCCGCCCCGCCCGCACCGGCCGACCCCCGCAGCAAACGGGAGTCCGCCGACGCCTCCGCGACCGCCTGGGCGCTCGCCGCCCGCGCCGGTGACGCCGTCGCCGTCGACCACTTCGTGCGCGCCCTGCACCGTGACGTCCTGCGCTATGTCTCCTACCTGAGTGCCGACCCCCAGGCGGTGGACGATCTGGCCCAGGAGACGTTCCTGCGGGCGCTCGGCAGCCTGCACCGGTTCGAGGGGCGTTGCTCGGCGCGGTCCTGGCTGCTGTCCATCGCCCGCCGGGCGGTGATCGACGGCTTCCGGCACGCGGCCGCACGGCCCCGCCGGTACGACGGTTCGGACTGGCAGACCGCCGCCGAGCGGGCCCAGCCGCGGGGTGTGCCCGGCTTCGACGACGGGATAGCGCTGCTCGATCTGCTCGGCGCGTTGTCCGACGAGCGGCGTGAGGCGTTCGAGCTGACGCAGATGCTGGGGTTGTCGTACGAGGAGGCGGCTGCGGTGAGCGGTTGTCCTGTGGGGACGGTTCGGTCTCGGGTGGCGCGGGCCAGGGCGGTGCTCATGGAGCTGGTGGTCTGA